The Phoenix dactylifera cultivar Barhee BC4 chromosome 12, palm_55x_up_171113_PBpolish2nd_filt_p, whole genome shotgun sequence genome includes the window ATACTTTTCATGTTTGTGGCCAAGAGGTGATTCTGGTGATCTCGGAGGGCACGAACGATCCCTGGGTTCTTGCGGCGGTGTATGCGAGCACTGACTTCAGGGAGAGGCGACGGCTGTGGGAGGAGGCTTCGCAGTTGGTTGATCAGGGTCTCCCCTTTCTGATGGCGGGTAATTTTAATTGTATTGTCGACCCTCAGGAGAAGATGGGGGGCAGGCCTTTCTCCCATGAGAGGAAGGTTAAGGAATTCCAGGATTTTATGACTACAAATGGGTTGATTGATTTGGGCTTTTCTGGTCCAAGATTCACATGGTGCAACAATCAACAGGGTCCGGCTAGGGTCTGGGAGAGACTTGATAGAGCTTGTGCGACAGCGGGGTGGGTCCAGAGATTCCCGGATCATCGTGTGTCTCATTTACCCAGGATTGCATCTGATCACTGTCCCTTGCTGTTGAGTACTGATGCCTTTGTTCCGGTGCATCCCCCTTTCAGGTTCGAGAAGATATGGCTTTCTTACCCTCGTTCATGGGAGATGGTTAGGGAGGCGTGGAGCACTCCAGTGAGGGGTGATGCCATGTATCAAGTGTCCCGGAGATTGGAGTTGGCGAGGAGGAGGCTGAGGAGATGGAATCGAGAGGAGGTGGGAGACATCTTTAGGAGGATTGAGGAGTCTGAGGTGGCCATTGTTAGGTTACAGGATCAGGAGGCTCGAGGGGGGGTCTGTCAGATGAGGAGGTTGGGGAGCTTAGATCCTTACTTGCTCTGCATGATGGTCTACTTAGACAGCAGGAGATATTCTGGAGACAGAAGGCAAGGGTACAGTGGATCATGGAGGGGGATAGGAATACCAGATATTTTCACCAGGCGACAGTGATTAGGAGGAATCAGAACAGGATCAGAGTTATTAGGGATGAGGAGGGGCAGCAGTCGGAGGAGCCGGAGGTGATACAGAGGATTCTGGTGAGCTTCTTTAGGGGCAGATGGACAGAGCAGATTGGAGGAGCGAGTCTAGCAGAGATCCCACTGCCAGGGGTGATGGTCACAGAGGAGGAGAATTCTGTTTTGATTAGTCCGGTATCAGAGAGGGAGATTAGGGAGGCGGTGTGGTCCCTCGGAGGGGACAAGGCGCCAGGGCCGGATGGGTTCCCACCGGTATTCTTTCAGCGATATTGGTGGATAGTTGGACGGGATGTGATGGCAGCTATACAGCAGTTCTTCAGCACGGCTGTGATGGCTGCTGAGTGGCAGAGGATCTTCATTGCCCTGATTCCGAAGCGGCAGGATGCTACGGAGCCGAGTCATTTTTGTCCGATTAGCCTCTGTACGACTTTGTACAAGGTGACGGCGAAAATTCTCGCTATCAGATTGAGGGGGGTTCTCCCTAGACTTATTTCCCCGGAGCAGGGGGCTTTTTTGGAGGGACGGAGTATATCTGACAATGTGCTCATTGTTcaggagtttatgtttgatcttaGCAGAGCACCAATGAGTAGAAGCTTGATGGGGgtcaagcttgatatggagagggcttaTGACAGGATGAGGTGGGACTTTGTGCAGCAGTCCCTGCGGATGTTTGGGATACATGAGACTTGGATCAGGTGGGCGATGGGCTGTATCAGGGTGCCCTCCTTTGCTATTTTGGTGAACGGTACGCCCTCCCGTTTCTTTTCGTCTTCTGGGGGTTTGCGTCAGGGATGtcccctctctcctctgttGTTTATTATTTGTGCGGATGCATTGTCTCGATTATTGCGGCAGGCAGTGTCGAGTCAGGAGCTGGAGGCTTACAGaccggtggagggagcagtggCGATCTCCCATTTGCTATTTGCTGACGATTGCTTGCTTTTAGCCAGGTCCTCGAGGCAGTCGGCTCGAGCTATTGATCAGACTCTTCGGGATTACTGTGCTCTTTCTGGGCAACAGGTCAATTTGGACAAGTCTTCTGTGATCTTTAGCCCGAAGACGCGCGGGGCGCTGAAGCTATCTATACTGGAGGTTCTAGGTGTGGGAGAGCAGGGGGGCATGATGTCCTATCTGGGGGTGCCTTTATGTGGACGACGACTGAGGATTAGGGATTGTGTGTCCCTTGTGACTAGAGTCAGATGCAGGCTGGAGGGCTGGCAGTCTCATTCATTGTCTATGATGGGGAGGATCATTCTGGTGCGCTCTGTACTTTCATCTGTTCCTATTTATCTTCCATCCCATGTCGATATTTCGGTGGCAGTCTTGAGGTCCCTTGAGCAGCTGTTCAGGGAGTTTATCTGGGGGAGGAGTAGCGGCAGAGGCGGGATCCACCTGGTGGCCTGGGAGAGTGTATGCCAGTCGACCAGTGCCGGGGGGTTGGGAGTGCAGTCCTTGATGACGAGACGGGAGGTGTTAGCGGCTAGGCATGTAGTCAGATTTGTGCTTGAGCCAGAGAGTATGTGGTCCTCActgatgagggccaaatatGGTGTCTTGGTGCCTGGAGGGCGGGTGGAGCGTCACCACTCTCCGATATGGCGTGTGATGTGTGCCAGGGCTATGGTGGTGCTTCCGGAGATTAGATGGGTGATCGGTGATGGGTGCTCGATAGATGTGCTGGAGGACAGCTGGGTGACCGATTGGCCGATATGTCGTCtgccgaccatggtggactCTGCGAGATTAGCTGGATGCAGGGTCAGGGATCTGCTGGATTCTGAGGGGAGCCATTGGAGGGTGGGGTTGATCAGGGAGGTGTTTGGTGAGCAGTTGGCGGAGTTGATTCTGGCCCTGCCTATTCCCTCTGGAGGGTCGTCAGATAGGCTGCTTTGGACACCGACGGGGCGGTCGCGGGTGAGGGCCAGGGATCTTTCGGCGTTGTTATGCAGGACGCCAGCGCGACAGATCGTGGGAGGATGGATATGGAGATTACGGATTCATCCACGGGTGGCActtttcatctggaaggtggcttggggatGTCTCCCGACTAGGAGTTTGCTTGTTCGGCGTGGGATGGGGGTTTCTCAGTTTTGTGAGACGTGCGGTGATATCGTGGAGACCACCGAGCACGTTCTCCTGATGTGCCCTAGAGCTCGACAGATATGGCAGTGCTCTTCGTTCCCCATGCTTGATGTGGCAGTCTCGACTCAGGATCTGTTGCGGATGTTGAGAGATTCCATGGGTAGGCCCAGGCTGGCAGCGGAGGGTATATTGAGGGCGTACCTGTCTTATCACATTTGGTTGGATAGGAACGCACGCATATTTGAGGGGAGGCGGGTGCctccgaggatggtggtggacagagcgGCACGACATGCGAGGGAGGTTATGGCGGCTGCCACTGAGATTTCTTCTGGAATGGTcagggacacctggggtactTCTTACGCTGTTTCAGCGCCCCTTTTCGTTACTgtctcttgggtacccccaccccttgacTATCTCAAAATAAATTTCGATGGCAGTAGGTCACTAGACGGTTTGACTGGAGGGGTCGGCTTTGTGATCAGGGATCACGGTGGTAGGCTGGTGGCTGCAGGTGGGCGTCGGACTCCTGGGATCACAGTGGTTGGTGCGGAGCTGCGGGCTGCTTGGGAGGGCTTATCCTATGCCAGGCAGGTCCTTGGAGCCGAGCGAGTGTTCCTCGAGGGAGACTCTGCggtggtgatcgattggatccgAGGGATGGACAGGTACGGTGACGGTCACCCTCTGATTCGGGAGACTCGGAGGATGGCTCAGATGATGGTCGGTTTCCAGATTGGTCATGTGTTTAGAGAGGCGAACAGGGCCGccgactgggtcgcctcttttgtGGCCCGGCATTCCGGGGATGTTTTGTGGACATCTACTATAGACGCTCCTTCTCCTTTGTTGTCTTTTATTTCTTCGGACATGGCGGGTTGTACTCATGTTAGATCTATTTGAATGAGTAGCcgtttttacccaaaaaaaaaaaaaatttgcaaccCGGCGGCACACG containing:
- the LOC120112774 gene encoding uncharacterized protein LOC120112774 — translated: MGGRPFSHERKVKEFQDFMTTNGLIDLGFSGPRFTWCNNQQGPARVWERLDRACATAGWVQRFPDHRVSHLPRIASDHCPLLLSTDAFVPVHPPFRFEKIWLSYPRSWEMVREAWSTPVRGDAMYQVSRRLELARRRLRRWNREEVGDIFRRIEESEVAIVRQQEIFWRQKARVQWIMEGDRNTRYFHQATVIRRNQNRIRVIRDEEGQQSEEPEVIQRILVSFFRGRWTEQIGGASLAEIPLPGVMVTEEENSVLISPVSEREIREAVWSLGGDKAPGPDGFPPVFFQRYWWIVGRDVMAAIQQFFSTAVMAAEWQRIFIALIPKRQDATEPSHFCPISLCTTLYKVTAKILAIRLRGVLPRLISPEQGAFLEGRSISDNVLIVQEFMFDLSRAPMSRSLMGVKLDMERAYDRMRWDFVQQSLRMFGIHETWIRWAMGCIRVPSFAILVNGTPSRFFSSSGGLRQGCPLSPLLFIICADALSRLLRQAVSSQELEAYRPVEGAVAISHLLFADDCLLLARSSRQSARAIDQTLRDYCALSGQQVNLDKSSVIFSPKTRGALKLSILEVLGVGEQGGMMSYLGVPLCGRRLRIRDCVSLVTRVRCRLEGWQSHSLSMMGRIILVRSVLSSVPIYLPSHVDISVAVLRSLEQLFREFIWGRSSGRGGIHLVAWESVCQSTSAGGLGVQSLMTRREVLAARHVVRFVLEPESMWSSLMRAKYGVLVPGGRVERHHSPIWRVMCARAMVVLPEIRWVIGDGCSIDVLEDSWVTDWPICRLPTMVDSARLAGCRVRDLLDSEGSHWRVGLIREVFGEQLAELILALPIPSGGSSDRLLWTPTGRSRVRARDLSALLCRTPARQIVGGWIWRLRIHPRVALFIWKVAWGCLPTRSLLVRRGMGVSQFCETCGDIVETTEHVLLMCPRARQIWQCSSFPMLDVAVSTQDLLRMLRDSMGRPRLAAEGILRAYLSYHIWLDRNARIFEGRRVPPRMVVDRAARHAREVMAAATEISSGMVRDTWGTSYAVSAPLFVTVSWVPPPLDYLKINFDGSRSLDGLTGGVGFVIRDHGGRLVAAGGRRTPGITVVGAELRAAWEGLSYARQVLGAERVFLEGDSAVVIDWIRGMDRYGDGHPLIRETRRMAQMMVGFQIGHVFREANRAADWVASFVARHSGDVLWTSTIDAPSPLLSFISSDMAGCTHVRSI